A stretch of Fusarium poae strain DAOMC 252244 chromosome 2, whole genome shotgun sequence DNA encodes these proteins:
- a CDS encoding hypothetical protein (SECRETED:SignalP(1-18)), with protein sequence MKLNLLLTAALVAAPVMAASSTTETHTEKHTSTETLKASQTGASSKTSKAAAAPTMVVDMMGVAGVAGVLAAMAL encoded by the exons ATGAAGCTCAACCTTCTCCTTACCGCTGCTCTGGTTGCTGCCCCTGTTATGGCTGCCTCAAGCACCACTGAGACACACACCGAGAAACA TACATCGACCGAGACCCTCAAGGCGAGCCAGACCGGTGCTTCCTCCAAGACCTCGAAGGCGGCTGCTGCACCCACCATGGTCGTTGATATGATGGGCGTTGCTGGTGTTGCAGGCGTTCTTGCTGCTATGGCTCTTTAA
- a CDS encoding hypothetical protein (TransMembrane:3 (o416-435i447-470o476-495i)), whose protein sequence is MTRGSQRDGNRRACEPCRRKKSKCTGERPICSFCERLDLPCEYAARGSPTTNRAARTTRNHKKSTADRIRSLESQVSSLSGLLTSGVREEFESHRNQHTAASIPRQDVAFASTPIASDEHVFSEDSPNPPQSVLRYFVEVYGIKLHLQPLPLFDLECLDNTLQVAPEYLLHSFLALMLEFSSHPFYNNNHQQASAFYGYSAEAATQQLAGQGKPTAEVIQALCMLALRNVAAGDLPRAWMSVGTAARLSTAGHMWHAQFANAIDQDKDNRCYWSIYMIEAIFFPHVSQAIKTDRAYKHPPSVEPPPPLPHDLSQINALDFDDTGGTSRDVGINANAGGVISIWSQVASYLHDIRLGETQIPWLPESTYSKLNLSLLEYEAQLHRKHLMRNLFPFKRSPEDIKAYRQYWNPWLTTHLILHASLALLNHPFIHLVALRRNKGMSQSRLFLQQVVDQAIFHSGWVFWLVGIFQDLSVDISNPLIGLAVAATSTIPWLYQFGRNAKLARKASQNLSKGQRLLEHMSKTWPFLSRKLERLKELQSLAMGTQLETGTTSTMIEFPPSMIWVLLDPIIEPAGISSKNDDTSTEDATRVSIHVTTDFLHPLEDDQDESILSPFDWENSLMFQNDLLQDIYPATLVPFDLNNL, encoded by the exons atgaCACGAGGGTCCCAGAGAGACGGGAACCGGCGGGCCTGTGAGCCTTGTCG TCGGAAGAAGTCCAAATGCACGGGGGAACGGCCTATTTGTTCGTTTTGTGAACGTCTGGATTTACCTTGTGAATACGCTGCACGGGGTAGCCCAACGACCAACCGCGCTGCACGTACTACTAGAAACCACAA AAAGTCCACGGCAGACAGGATACGGTCGCTGGAGTCCCAAGTCTCCTCCTTGTCTGGTTTGCTCAC TTCAGGTGTGAGAGAAGAATTTGAATCGCATAGGAACCAGCATACAGCAGCTTCCATACCAAGACAAGATGTCGCCTTTGCATCTACACCAATAGCGTCAGATGAGCATGTGTTTTCCGAGGACAG CCCAAATCCGCCTCAAAGTGTTTTAAGATATTTTGTAGAGGTATACGGAATCAAGTTGCATCTCCAGCCATTACCTTTATTCGATCTTGAATGTCTTGACAACACGCTTCAAGTTGCACCTGAATATCTTCTGCATAGCTTTCTCGCACTAATGCTCGAGTTTTCGTCTCATCCGTTTTACAATAACAATCATCAACAAGCCTCTGCATTCTATGGGTACTCCGCTGAAGCTGCAACACAACAGCTTGCAGGGCAGGGGAAGCCGACAGCCGAGGTAATACAGGCTCTATGTATGTTAGCCTTGAGAAATGTCGCag CCGGCGATTTACCGCGGGCTTGGATGTCCGTTGGGACTGCAGCCAGGCTGAGTACTGCTGGCCATATGTGGCACGCCCAGTTTGCGAACGCTATAGATCAGGACAAAGACAACAGATGCTATTGGAGCATTTACATGATAGAAgccatcttcttccctcaTGTTTCTCAAGCAATAAAAACAGACCGCGCATATAAACATCCACCAAGCGTTGAGCCACCGCCACCGCTGCCTCACGATTTGAGCCAGATAAATGCCCTGGACTTCGATGACACTGGCGGAACAAGCCGTGACGTTGGTATTAATGCAAATGCAGGGGGTGTTATCTCTATCTGGAGTCAAGTCGCATCCTACCTCCACGATATCCGGTTGGGCGAGACCCAAATACCATGGCTACCGGAGTCTACATACTCCAAGCTTAACCTATCTCTACTCGAGTACGAGGCTCAGCTCCATCGAAAGCATCTTATGAGAAATCTATTCCCTTTCAAAAGATCACCTGAAGACATAAAGGCATATCGCCAGTACTGGAACCCTTGGTTAACGACGCATCTCATTCTCCACGCATCTCTTGCACTCCTCAACCATCCTTTCATTCACCTAGTCGCGCTCCGTCGCAACAAAGGCATGAGCCAATCTCGATTATTCCTACAACAGGTTGTGGACCAGGCTATCTTCCATTCTGGATGGGTGTTCTGGCTGGTTGGTATATTCCAAGATTTGTCAGTAGACATTTCGAACCCTTTGATCGGATTGGCGGTTGCAGCGACATCAACTATCCCATGGCTATACCAGTTTGGTAGAAACGCCAAACTTGCTCGGAAAGCAAGTCAGAATTTATCGAAAGGACAAAGGCTTCTTGAACACATGTCAAAAACCTGGCCATTCTTGTCTCGCAAG CTTGAAAGACTCAAAGAACTACAATCACTTGCTATGGGAACACAATTAGAGACAGGCACAACTAGTACAATGATTGAGTTCCCCCCGTCGATGATTTGGGTGCTTCTCGATCCCATCATCGAACCAGCTGGGATATCGAGCAAAAACGACGATACCTCGACAGAAGATGCCACTCGGGTGAGCATCCATGTAACCACGGACTTTTTGCATCCGCTGGAGGATGACCAGGATGAATCAATACTAAGCCCATTCGATTGGGAGAATAGTTTGATGTTCCAGAATGACTTGCTTCAGGATATTTACCCTGCAACCTTGGTCCCGTTCGACCTGAATAACTTGTAA
- a CDS encoding hypothetical protein (TransMembrane:12 (i33-50o74-96i103-122o128-151i163-184o196-218i266-287o299-323i330-349o361-381i393-414o426-445i)), giving the protein MDQKTDSPPDLSDEAGTVSTGHSVNEKALLRKLDLRLLPAVGVLYLLSFLDRSNVGNARIEGMIDDLHMSGNEYLTGLTLYFIGYVIFEIPCNIILKRTTPRLWLPTLTVAWGIVATLLGIVQNKTGFFIARFFLGVTESGLFPGVVYYFSMWYKRRERQFRISLFFSAASLAGAFGGILAYGIGKMSGIIWDNGWRWIFILEGIATVLVAIAAYWFIENYPDTSKFLTNGERSFIHERLHADSDAIRQEKFSWAAVREAFGDPSCWLYGLGFHTMSLPLYTLSLFLPTIIKDLGYTAAVAQLLTIPPYAVAFVTTLVVAIASERLAKRAIFIAGSSAVAAIGYIILLANTNPTARPGVSYVGTFFAAAGIYPGTALVLSWPAINVSGQTKRAIANAMQISIGNLGAVMGTQLYRSGDGPRFVVGHSMALAYLIANVIVVSILGWRLKKQNQSRAAISEEIKHVGNVEDWKGDSDPRWRFEY; this is encoded by the exons ATGGACCAAAAGACCGATTCGCCGCCGGATCTTAGCGATGAGGCAGGCACTGTTTCCACAGGACATTCAGTGAACGAGAAGGCTCTGTTACGCAAGTTGGATTTGCGACTTCTGCCAGCTGTTGGGGTACTGTATCTGCTTTCATTCTTGGATCGCAGCAATG TTGGAAACGCTCGCATCGAAGGGATGATCGATGATCTGCATATGT CTGGTAATGAGTACCTGACAGGATTGACTCTGTATTTCATCGGCTACGTTATCTTTGAA ATTCCCTGCAATATTATCCTCAAACGAACAACCCCTCGCCTATGGCTTCCCACACTCACAGTTGCTTGGGGGATTGTGGCAACCTTGCTTGGGATTGTACAGAATAAAACAGGTTTTTTCATCGCTCGATTCTTCCTAGGTGTCACGGAAAGTGGTCTATTTCCTG GTGTCGTGTATTATTTCTCAATGTGGTATAAACGGCGGGAGAGACAGTTTCGTATCTCGCTATTCTTTAGCGCTGCTTCACTTGCTGGAGCTTTCGGTGGCATTCTGGCATAT GGCATAGGGAAGATGTCAGGCATCATTTGGGATAATGGATGGCGATGGATCTTTATTCTG GAAGGTATCGCTACAGTTTTGGTAGCGATCGCAGCATACTGGTTCATCGAGAATTATCCTGATACGTCCAAGTTCCTTACCAATGGGGAACGGTCGTTTATTCATGAACGTCTGCATGCAGATAGTGACGCTATTCGTCAAGAGAAGTTCAGCTGGGCTGCTGTCCGAGAAGCGTTTGGTGATCCAAGCTGTTGGCTTTATGGGCTGGGTTTTCATACTATGAGTTTACCGCTGTATACTCTCTCTTTGTTTCTG CCTACGATCATTAAAGATCTTGGGTACACAGCAGCGGTCGCCCAGCTCTTGACGATCCCACCTTATGCTGTTGCCTTCGTTACTACGCTTGTTGTTGCTATAGCGTCAGAAAGACTCGCCAAACGTGCCATTTTTATTGCTGGTTCATCAGCAGTTGCCGCCATTGGATACATAATTCTGCTAGCCAACACAAATCCCACCGCCAGACCCGGAGTCTCGTACGTGGGGACATTCTTTGCCGCAGCTGGAATTTACCCTGGCACAGCCTTGGTCCTCAGCTGGCCAGCTATCAATGTCTCTGGGCAAACCAAGCGCGCCATCGCCAACGCTATGCAGATCAGTATTGGCAACCTCGGTGCAGTGATGGGAACGCAGCTGTACAGGTCGGGCGACGGCCCACGATTTGTGGTCGGCCACTCTATGGCTCTGGCATATCTAATCGCGAATGTCATCGTAGTGAGTATTTTAGGATGGCGATTGAAGAAGCAGAACCAGAGTCGGGCGGCTATTAGTGAAGAGATCAAGCATGTTGGCAATGTTGAAGATTGGAAGGGTGATTCGGACCCCAGATGGAGATTTGAGTACTGA